In one window of Mytilus galloprovincialis chromosome 6, xbMytGall1.hap1.1, whole genome shotgun sequence DNA:
- the LOC143080666 gene encoding uncharacterized protein LOC143080666, with protein MAVTTKLDVLLHNINLDYFKDKTLTGRSKDQGYNYFTLGYIHSINLCEINANEVDIKAKCYRSMRKNEAPHKVNITVMKDEKIISDSNCTCVAGLSGTCSHVVGLVHTICHYQNLNLKEVPSELSATSLPQQWHKPRGRKIKAQPVVSMTLANPTTPTSERKRKPVFTEIPQVDLPGSSSSAILKLKEDDEIPLSYLLQENATTIDTRLGKVQTGSLLYFHLQHYEEPQSVDVTACGNTKFPIQVTNIIDDLYKCCNEFIPISIEEAMNLENVTVRQFDCTEWFNQRKKRITASQFARVAKRKKQVNEKFLQSLFDPKKFSSAATSYGTANETVAKEQYAEKYKDNHLHDCGLVVNPGFSFLGATPDGKLCSNGTTGIIEIKCPYAVRDLKIEEAVVTANFCLQKNGDVLVMNKGHDYYYQVQGQLLLTGAPFCEFIVYTKSDMSVVKVLPDYEFQMEMFSKLCEFYKSHAMPYLEKIEKDLPISSV; from the exons ATGGCGGTTACTACGAAGTTAGATGTGTTGCTACACAATATTAATCTTGATTATTTTAAGGATAAGACATTAACAGGGAGATCAAAAGACCAAGGTTATAATTATTTTACTCTTGGTTACATTCATAGCATAAATTTGTGTGAAATTAATGCAAATGAAGTGGATATTAAAGCCAAATGTTATCGGTCAATGAGGAAAAATGAAGCTCCACACAAAGTAAACATTACAGTGATGAAAGATGAGAAGATAATATCAGACAGCAATTGTACATGTGTAGCAGG TTTATCTGGTACTTGTTCCCATGTTGTTGGATTAGTGCATACAATTTGTCACtaccaaaatttaaacttaaaagaGGTACCATCAGAGCTATCTGCAACAAGTTTGCCACAACAATGGCACAAACCAAGAGGGAGAAAAATAAAAGCGCAACCAGTAGTTTCAATGACTCTTGCTAATCCAACAACACCTACTTCAGAGAGAAAAAGAAAACCAGTGTTTACCGAAATTCCGCAGGTTGATTTACCAGGTTCATCATCAAGTGCAATTTTAAAACTGAAGGAGGATGATGAAATTCCACTGAGTTATTTACTGCAAGAAAATGCAACCACAATCGACACAAGGCTTGGCAAAGTTCAGACAGGGTCCTTACTGTATTTTCAT ttacagCACTATGAAGAGCCACAATCAGTAGATGTCACAGCTTGTGGAAATACAAAATTTCCCATTCAAGTTACAAATATTATAGATGACTTGTATAAATGTTGTAATGAGTTTATACCAATAAGTATTGAAGAAGCCATGAACTTAGAAAATGTTACTGTTCGCCAGTTTGACTGTACAGAGTGGTTCAATCAAAGAAAGAAAAGAATAACAGCTTCACAATTTGCCAGGGTTGCTAAACGAAAAAAACAAGTGAATGAAAAATTTTTACAATCTTTGTTTGATCCAAAGAAATTTTCAAGTGCAGCAACCTCATATGGAACTGCCAATGAAACTGTGGCAAAGGAACAATATGCTGAAAAGTATAAGGACAACCATCTTCACGATTGTGGTTTAGTGGTCAATCCTGGATTTAGTTTTCTTGGTGCTACACCTGATGGAAAACTGTGCTCCAATGGTACCACAggaattattgaaataaaatgccCTTATGCTGTTAGAGACCTTAAAATTGAAGAGGCAGTTGTTACAGctaatttttgtttgcaaaaaaATGGAGATGTTTTAGTTATGAACAAAGGACACGACTATTACTATCAGGTTCAAGGACAGTTACTTTTAACTGGTGCAcctttttgtgaatttattgtATATACAAAATCAGATATGTCAGTGGTAAAAGTACTTCCAGACTACGAATTTCAAATGGAAATGTTCAGTAAACTATGTGAATTTTATAAATCACATGCCATGCCTTATcttgaaaaaatagaaaaagacttACCAATTTCATCAGTTTGA
- the LOC143080665 gene encoding uncharacterized protein LOC143080665, with the protein MVKRCSWGTCNSDTRYPERIINVSFLPFPKPKTNYDACLRWIKACGRPVEQLNVNKITRDTYVCSKHFVGGFPSEKNPDPFPATGGQIYEARVKSRKRKYVELEHNSAEPSCSVPEVPCIDHVNPIILSRNENDKDTQTDEIVYTNLDLVAHNLSIKNLEEEKNALIKQNEDLKMQLASCVEQDFKLKSKRSPAKKHKQVVNNKKFSAETVANSNIKKLFEYYTGLTYVRFILLVNFLFPEEGINPVNYKEKRKEVKAMLLTDQLFLVLCRLRNGLHIKDLAYRFNIKPQSVSVIFKSVIHYMYLKLGYLSYWPHRDTIIQNMPQQYKQEFPTCLAIIDCTELKTEKPSSLKSQSQCYSDYKSSTTLKSLVVTDPRGSVIFVSDLFSGSISDNEICKESGFYKLLQQLKDQGYLQDNDGIMADKGFRIEKDLGELNLRLNIPPFASTATQMSSGDVALTRKIAAHRIHIERSINQIKNFKIVNRRIPGTLFYNINEIWTVCSLLTNFQDTLVKM; encoded by the exons atggtAAAAAGATGCTCATGGGGAACATGTAATTCTGATACAAGGTATCCAGAGAGGATAATTAATGTATCCTTCCTGCCATTTCCTAAACCAAAGACAAATTATGATGCTTGTTTAAGATGGATTAAGGCATGTGGGAGGCCTGTGGAACAactaaatgttaataaaataacAAGAGACACATATGTTTGTTCAAAg CACTTTGTTGGTGGTTTTCCATCAGAAAAGAATCCAGATCCCTTTCCTGCAACTGGTGGCCAGATATATGAAGCCAGAGTAAAATCCAGGAAAAGAAAATATGTTGAATTGGAACACAATAGTGCAGAACCCTCCTGTAGTGTACCAGAAGTCCCATGTATTGATCATGTTAATCCAATAATACTGTCTAGAAATGAAAATGACAAAGATACTCAAACTGATGAAATTG tttACACAAACTTGGACTTGGTCGCACATAATTTATCAATAAAGAAtttggaagaagaaaaaaatgcacTCATTAAGCAAAATGAAGACCTAAAGATGCAATTAGCCAGTTGTGTTGAACAGGATTTCAAACTAAAAAGCAAAAGATCGCCAGCAAAGAAACACAAACAAGTTGTCAACAATAAAAAGTTTTCTGCAGAAACAGTGGCAAATTCAAACATAAAGAAACTTTTTGAGTATTACACTGGATTAACATATGTAAGATTCATTTTGTTGGTAAACTTCTTATTTCCAGAAGAAGGAATTAATCCAGTAAattacaaagaaaaaagaaaagaagtcaAAGCAATGCTGCTCACTGACCAGCTATTCTTAGTGTTGTGTCGTTTGAGAAATGGACTTCATATAAAGGACTTAGCATACAGATTCAACATCAAACCCCAAAGTGTTAGTGTTATATTTAAGAGTGTTATCCATTATATGTACCTTAAATTAGGATATTTGTCATACTGGCCTCACAGAGATACTATTATACAGAATATGCCACAACAATACAAACAAGAGTTTCCAACATGCCTTGCAATTATAGACTGTACAGAATTAAAAACAGAGAAACCTTCATCACTAAAGTCACAGAGTCAGTGCTATTCAGACTACAAGTCATCAACAACCTTGAAATCTTTGGTGGTTACAGATCCGAGAGGTTCTGTAATATTTGTATCCGATTTATTTTCGGGATCTATCTCAGACAATGAAATTTGCAAGGAAAGTGGATTTTATAAACTACTACAGCAACTTAAGGATCAGGGTTATCTTCAAGACAATGATGGAATAATGGCAGACAAAGGATTTCGTATAGAAAAAGATCTTGGTGAATTAAATTTGAGACTAAATATTCCACCTTTTGCATCAACTGCTACGCAAATGTCTTCTGGTGATGTTGCACTTACCCGTAAAATTGCAGCTCATAGAATTCACATTGAACGTTcaattaatcaaattaaaaatttcaaaattgttaataGAAGAATTCCAGGAactttattttataacattaatgaAATATGGACTGTATGTTCCTTATTAACAAATTTTCAGGACACTCTTGTCAAAATGTAA